Proteins from one Strix uralensis isolate ZFMK-TIS-50842 chromosome 14, bStrUra1, whole genome shotgun sequence genomic window:
- the SIMC1 gene encoding SUMO-interacting motif-containing protein 1 isoform X5 — translation MDVTEIIDLTCEDTSTGPTPWSILTIIDLTEDTCSPPHSPSCTDQHPEQAPAVPEQAPAVPAAHTSHVQLSSTTTQETEAVVEPSPLTPSHSAPTEPSATTDTAESTENWSCYSPPSNCHNSSCSPEQSCSSTTSNSDLGSLASAQLDLEPLVLALSPSSLDSSSSSSRDSGPEEETPHLCQQRELPPRLSPAPAVPTSPEKAQEPLLVADDLSPHKAIQQVTPVRTKADSKAWLNKLHYFRRSGVQHLFLQGIASNRETQQQEPELIPRGKLSMVHTTMEENFLEGTLDFLSEFVSCQHCPPKEIISHLIRQMLLNSHQGEILKDTYMLLMKIQMLHPANAATVGWDWTLLKYIMEEQVLGTACITSRTQHLRKKPPGWLLFLQYVVQTLEDDFQQNLRLRLLQKSIAKKVLSCDKCFNNVKEVVEWLVIAVTGVGFSKPQKQPQETTPCSAEARAEHSSSAPCQASTDQAEVAPPAFFTQKVMLLLQRMLSIAVEVDRSPNCSSCKIADVIFPFILNIPLRSQREAFLNTMESQLLRCKLLELLFQHSCEVPTTLPLSLAKILYFLSHSSVLLQYQDETATWQKWDEMLQYLSLMLTSYQNVILEHLRSSLNDRMDLIVQKAKPKLQDDDDISHLDIQLKIEDFISRMQQVLGQPFPLQITEKLCMLRELFLIITAT, via the exons ATGGATGTGACG GAGATCATCGATCTGACCTGCGAGGACACGAGCACAGGCCCAACGCCGTGGAGCATCCTCACCATCATTGACCTGACAGAGGACACATGCagccctccccacagccccagctgTACTGACCAGCACCCCGAGCAGGCGCCTGCTGTCCCCGAGCAGGCGCCTGCTGTCCCCGCAGCACACACATCCCATGTCCAGCTCTCATCCACCACAACACAAGAAACGGAGGCAGTGGTGGAGCCGAGCCCTCTAACACCCTCGCACAGTGCTCCCACAGAGCCCAGTGCCACCACGGACACAGCAGAAAGCACGGAGAACTGGAGCTGCTACTCGCCCCCCTCCAACTGCCACAACTCCTCCTGCAGCccggagcagagctgcagcagtaCCACTTCTAACAGTGACTTGGGCTCCCTGGCCAGTGCACAGCTGGACTTAGAGCCGCTGGTGCTGGCCCTGTCCCCCTCCAGcctggacagcagcagcagcagctcgaGAGATAGTGGCCCAGAGGAAGAGACTCCCCACCTCTGCCAGCAAAGGGAGCTCCCGCCAAGGCTGAGCCCTGCCCCAGCCGTCCCCACAAGCCCAGAGAAGGCCCAAGAGCCTTTGCTGGTAGCAGATGACTTATCACCACACAAAGCAATCCAGCAAGTGACCCCAGTCAGGACCAAGGCTGACAGCAAGGCCTGGCTGAACAAACTGCACTATTTCAGGAGGAGCGGAGTCCAGCACCTCTTTCTCCAAGGCATAGCATCCAACAGGGAAACACAGCAG CAGGAACCTGAGCTCATCCCCAGAGGGAAGCTGAGCATGGTGCACACCACCATGGAGGAGAACTTCCTCGAGGGCACCTTGGATTTCCTGAGCGAGTTCGTCTCCTGCCAGCACTGTCCCCCCAAAGAAATTATCTCCCACCTGATCAGACAGATGCTGTTGAACTCCCACCAAGGGGAGATCCTGAAGGACACCTACATGTTGCTGATGAAGATCCAAAT GCTCCATCCAGCCAACGCTGCCACAGTGGGATGGGACTGGACGCTGCTGAAATACATCATGGAGGAACAGGTACTTGGCACTGCGTGTATTACATCCAGGACACAGCACCTGAGG AAGAAGCCCCCTGGCTGGCTCCTCTTCCTGCAGTACGTGGTGCAGACCCTGGAGGACGACTTCCAGCAGAACCTGAGGTTGCGCCTGCTGCAGAAGTCAATTGCCAAGAAAGTGCTTTCGTGTGACAAGTGCTTCAACAATGTCAA ggaggtggtcgaATGGTTGGTCATAGCAGTTACGGGAGTCGGGTTCTCCAAGCCCCAGAAGCAGCCGCAAGAAACTACGCCCTGTTCAGCAGAAGCAAGGGCCGAACACAGCTCATCTGCACCATGTCAGGCCAGCACTGACCAGGCAGAGGTGGCTCCACCAGCATTCTTCACCCAGAA GGTGATGCTCCTGCTCCAGCGGATGTTGTCCATCGCAGTGGAAGTGGACAGATCTCCCAACTGCAGCTCCTGTAAGATCGCAGATGTGATATTCCCGTTTATACTGAATATTCCCCTGAGAAGCCAAAG GGAAGCTTTCTTAAACACCATGGAGAGCCAGCTCCTGCGCTGCAAACTGCTAGAGCTGCTGTTCCAGCATAGCTGCGAGGTGCCCACGACCTTGCCCTTGTCTCTAGCCAAGATCCTGTACTTCCTGAGCCactcctctgtgctgctgcaatACCAG GATGAAACAGCAACATGGCAAAAATGGGATGAGATGCTGCAGTACTTGAGTTTGATGCTGACGAGTTACCAAAATGTAATACTGG AGCACTTGCGGAGCTCGCTCAACGACCGGATGGACTTGATCGTTCAGAAAGCCAAGCCCAAGCTCCAAGACGATGATGACATCAGCCATCTGGACATTCAGCTGAAGATAGAGGACTTCATCAGCCGAATGCAGCAGGTTCTGGGGCAACCTTTTCCCCTGCAGATCACGGAGAAGTTGTGCATGCTTCGGGAGTTGTTCCTCATTATCACTGCTACCTGA
- the SIMC1 gene encoding SUMO-interacting motif-containing protein 1 isoform X1, with amino-acid sequence MADSVVLISDSDSQGSRSPPPRRPPRPPAAEIIDLTCEDTSTGPTPWSILTIIDLTEDTCSPPHSPSCTDQHPEQAPAVPEQAPAVPAAHTSHVQLSSTTTQETEAVVEPSPLTPSHSAPTEPSATTDTAESTENWSCYSPPSNCHNSSCSPEQSCSSTTSNSDLGSLASAQLDLEPLVLALSPSSLDSSSSSSRDSGPEEETPHLCQQRELPPRLSPAPAVPTSPEKAQEPLLVADDLSPHKAIQQVTPVRTKADSKAWLNKLHYFRRSGVQHLFLQGIASNRETQQQEPELIPRGKLSMVHTTMEENFLEGTLDFLSEFVSCQHCPPKEIISHLIRQMLLNSHQGEILKDTYMLLMKIQMLHPANAATVGWDWTLLKYIMEEQVLGTACITSRTQHLRKKPPGWLLFLQYVVQTLEDDFQQNLRLRLLQKSIAKKVLSCDKCFNNVKEVVEWLVIAVTGVGFSKPQKQPQETTPCSAEARAEHSSSAPCQASTDQAEVAPPAFFTQKVMLLLQRMLSIAVEVDRSPNCSSCKIADVIFPFILNIPLRSQREAFLNTMESQLLRCKLLELLFQHSCEVPTTLPLSLAKILYFLSHSSVLLQYQDETATWQKWDEMLQYLSLMLTSYQNVILEHLRSSLNDRMDLIVQKAKPKLQDDDDISHLDIQLKIEDFISRMQQVLGQPFPLQITEKLCMLRELFLIITAT; translated from the exons ATGGCTGACAGCGTCGTCCTCATAAGCGACTCGGACTCTCAGGGCAGCCGCTCGCCGCCGCCACGGCGGCCCCCGCGTCCGCCCGCTGCG GAGATCATCGATCTGACCTGCGAGGACACGAGCACAGGCCCAACGCCGTGGAGCATCCTCACCATCATTGACCTGACAGAGGACACATGCagccctccccacagccccagctgTACTGACCAGCACCCCGAGCAGGCGCCTGCTGTCCCCGAGCAGGCGCCTGCTGTCCCCGCAGCACACACATCCCATGTCCAGCTCTCATCCACCACAACACAAGAAACGGAGGCAGTGGTGGAGCCGAGCCCTCTAACACCCTCGCACAGTGCTCCCACAGAGCCCAGTGCCACCACGGACACAGCAGAAAGCACGGAGAACTGGAGCTGCTACTCGCCCCCCTCCAACTGCCACAACTCCTCCTGCAGCccggagcagagctgcagcagtaCCACTTCTAACAGTGACTTGGGCTCCCTGGCCAGTGCACAGCTGGACTTAGAGCCGCTGGTGCTGGCCCTGTCCCCCTCCAGcctggacagcagcagcagcagctcgaGAGATAGTGGCCCAGAGGAAGAGACTCCCCACCTCTGCCAGCAAAGGGAGCTCCCGCCAAGGCTGAGCCCTGCCCCAGCCGTCCCCACAAGCCCAGAGAAGGCCCAAGAGCCTTTGCTGGTAGCAGATGACTTATCACCACACAAAGCAATCCAGCAAGTGACCCCAGTCAGGACCAAGGCTGACAGCAAGGCCTGGCTGAACAAACTGCACTATTTCAGGAGGAGCGGAGTCCAGCACCTCTTTCTCCAAGGCATAGCATCCAACAGGGAAACACAGCAG CAGGAACCTGAGCTCATCCCCAGAGGGAAGCTGAGCATGGTGCACACCACCATGGAGGAGAACTTCCTCGAGGGCACCTTGGATTTCCTGAGCGAGTTCGTCTCCTGCCAGCACTGTCCCCCCAAAGAAATTATCTCCCACCTGATCAGACAGATGCTGTTGAACTCCCACCAAGGGGAGATCCTGAAGGACACCTACATGTTGCTGATGAAGATCCAAAT GCTCCATCCAGCCAACGCTGCCACAGTGGGATGGGACTGGACGCTGCTGAAATACATCATGGAGGAACAGGTACTTGGCACTGCGTGTATTACATCCAGGACACAGCACCTGAGG AAGAAGCCCCCTGGCTGGCTCCTCTTCCTGCAGTACGTGGTGCAGACCCTGGAGGACGACTTCCAGCAGAACCTGAGGTTGCGCCTGCTGCAGAAGTCAATTGCCAAGAAAGTGCTTTCGTGTGACAAGTGCTTCAACAATGTCAA ggaggtggtcgaATGGTTGGTCATAGCAGTTACGGGAGTCGGGTTCTCCAAGCCCCAGAAGCAGCCGCAAGAAACTACGCCCTGTTCAGCAGAAGCAAGGGCCGAACACAGCTCATCTGCACCATGTCAGGCCAGCACTGACCAGGCAGAGGTGGCTCCACCAGCATTCTTCACCCAGAA GGTGATGCTCCTGCTCCAGCGGATGTTGTCCATCGCAGTGGAAGTGGACAGATCTCCCAACTGCAGCTCCTGTAAGATCGCAGATGTGATATTCCCGTTTATACTGAATATTCCCCTGAGAAGCCAAAG GGAAGCTTTCTTAAACACCATGGAGAGCCAGCTCCTGCGCTGCAAACTGCTAGAGCTGCTGTTCCAGCATAGCTGCGAGGTGCCCACGACCTTGCCCTTGTCTCTAGCCAAGATCCTGTACTTCCTGAGCCactcctctgtgctgctgcaatACCAG GATGAAACAGCAACATGGCAAAAATGGGATGAGATGCTGCAGTACTTGAGTTTGATGCTGACGAGTTACCAAAATGTAATACTGG AGCACTTGCGGAGCTCGCTCAACGACCGGATGGACTTGATCGTTCAGAAAGCCAAGCCCAAGCTCCAAGACGATGATGACATCAGCCATCTGGACATTCAGCTGAAGATAGAGGACTTCATCAGCCGAATGCAGCAGGTTCTGGGGCAACCTTTTCCCCTGCAGATCACGGAGAAGTTGTGCATGCTTCGGGAGTTGTTCCTCATTATCACTGCTACCTGA
- the SIMC1 gene encoding SUMO-interacting motif-containing protein 1 isoform X3, whose translation MADSVVLISDSDSQGSRSPPPRRPPRPPAAEIIDLTCEDTSTGPTPWSILTIIDLTEDTCSPPHSPSCTDQHPEQAPAVPEQAPAVPAAHTSHVQLSSTTTQETEAVVEPSPLTPSHSAPTEPSATTDTAESTENWSCYSPPSNCHNSSCSPEQSCSSTTSNSDLGSLASAQLDLEPLVLALSPSSLDSSSSSSRDSGPEEETPHLCQQRELPPRLSPAPAVPTSPEKAQEPLLVADDLSPHKAIQQVTPVRTKADSKAWLNKLHYFRRSGVQHLFLQGIASNRETQQQEPELIPRGKLSMVHTTMEENFLEGTLDFLSEFVSCQHCPPKEIISHLIRQMLLNSHQGEILKDTYMLLMKIQMLHPANAATVGWDWTLLKYIMEEQKKPPGWLLFLQYVVQTLEDDFQQNLRLRLLQKSIAKKVLSCDKCFNNVKEVVEWLVIAVTGVGFSKPQKQPQETTPCSAEARAEHSSSAPCQASTDQAEVAPPAFFTQKVMLLLQRMLSIAVEVDRSPNCSSCKIADVIFPFILNIPLRSQREAFLNTMESQLLRCKLLELLFQHSCEVPTTLPLSLAKILYFLSHSSVLLQYQDETATWQKWDEMLQYLSLMLTSYQNVILEHLRSSLNDRMDLIVQKAKPKLQDDDDISHLDIQLKIEDFISRMQQVLGQPFPLQITEKLCMLRELFLIITAT comes from the exons ATGGCTGACAGCGTCGTCCTCATAAGCGACTCGGACTCTCAGGGCAGCCGCTCGCCGCCGCCACGGCGGCCCCCGCGTCCGCCCGCTGCG GAGATCATCGATCTGACCTGCGAGGACACGAGCACAGGCCCAACGCCGTGGAGCATCCTCACCATCATTGACCTGACAGAGGACACATGCagccctccccacagccccagctgTACTGACCAGCACCCCGAGCAGGCGCCTGCTGTCCCCGAGCAGGCGCCTGCTGTCCCCGCAGCACACACATCCCATGTCCAGCTCTCATCCACCACAACACAAGAAACGGAGGCAGTGGTGGAGCCGAGCCCTCTAACACCCTCGCACAGTGCTCCCACAGAGCCCAGTGCCACCACGGACACAGCAGAAAGCACGGAGAACTGGAGCTGCTACTCGCCCCCCTCCAACTGCCACAACTCCTCCTGCAGCccggagcagagctgcagcagtaCCACTTCTAACAGTGACTTGGGCTCCCTGGCCAGTGCACAGCTGGACTTAGAGCCGCTGGTGCTGGCCCTGTCCCCCTCCAGcctggacagcagcagcagcagctcgaGAGATAGTGGCCCAGAGGAAGAGACTCCCCACCTCTGCCAGCAAAGGGAGCTCCCGCCAAGGCTGAGCCCTGCCCCAGCCGTCCCCACAAGCCCAGAGAAGGCCCAAGAGCCTTTGCTGGTAGCAGATGACTTATCACCACACAAAGCAATCCAGCAAGTGACCCCAGTCAGGACCAAGGCTGACAGCAAGGCCTGGCTGAACAAACTGCACTATTTCAGGAGGAGCGGAGTCCAGCACCTCTTTCTCCAAGGCATAGCATCCAACAGGGAAACACAGCAG CAGGAACCTGAGCTCATCCCCAGAGGGAAGCTGAGCATGGTGCACACCACCATGGAGGAGAACTTCCTCGAGGGCACCTTGGATTTCCTGAGCGAGTTCGTCTCCTGCCAGCACTGTCCCCCCAAAGAAATTATCTCCCACCTGATCAGACAGATGCTGTTGAACTCCCACCAAGGGGAGATCCTGAAGGACACCTACATGTTGCTGATGAAGATCCAAAT GCTCCATCCAGCCAACGCTGCCACAGTGGGATGGGACTGGACGCTGCTGAAATACATCATGGAGGAACAG AAGAAGCCCCCTGGCTGGCTCCTCTTCCTGCAGTACGTGGTGCAGACCCTGGAGGACGACTTCCAGCAGAACCTGAGGTTGCGCCTGCTGCAGAAGTCAATTGCCAAGAAAGTGCTTTCGTGTGACAAGTGCTTCAACAATGTCAA ggaggtggtcgaATGGTTGGTCATAGCAGTTACGGGAGTCGGGTTCTCCAAGCCCCAGAAGCAGCCGCAAGAAACTACGCCCTGTTCAGCAGAAGCAAGGGCCGAACACAGCTCATCTGCACCATGTCAGGCCAGCACTGACCAGGCAGAGGTGGCTCCACCAGCATTCTTCACCCAGAA GGTGATGCTCCTGCTCCAGCGGATGTTGTCCATCGCAGTGGAAGTGGACAGATCTCCCAACTGCAGCTCCTGTAAGATCGCAGATGTGATATTCCCGTTTATACTGAATATTCCCCTGAGAAGCCAAAG GGAAGCTTTCTTAAACACCATGGAGAGCCAGCTCCTGCGCTGCAAACTGCTAGAGCTGCTGTTCCAGCATAGCTGCGAGGTGCCCACGACCTTGCCCTTGTCTCTAGCCAAGATCCTGTACTTCCTGAGCCactcctctgtgctgctgcaatACCAG GATGAAACAGCAACATGGCAAAAATGGGATGAGATGCTGCAGTACTTGAGTTTGATGCTGACGAGTTACCAAAATGTAATACTGG AGCACTTGCGGAGCTCGCTCAACGACCGGATGGACTTGATCGTTCAGAAAGCCAAGCCCAAGCTCCAAGACGATGATGACATCAGCCATCTGGACATTCAGCTGAAGATAGAGGACTTCATCAGCCGAATGCAGCAGGTTCTGGGGCAACCTTTTCCCCTGCAGATCACGGAGAAGTTGTGCATGCTTCGGGAGTTGTTCCTCATTATCACTGCTACCTGA
- the SIMC1 gene encoding SUMO-interacting motif-containing protein 1 isoform X4 gives MADSVVLISDSDSQGSRSPPPRRPPRPPAAEIIDLTCEDTSTGPTPWSILTIIDLTEDTCSPPHSPSCTDQHPEQAPAVPEQAPAVPAAHTSHVQLSSTTTQETEAVVEPSPLTPSHSAPTEPSATTDTAESTENWSCYSPPSNCHNSSCSPEQSCSSTTSNSDLGSLASAQLDLEPLVLALSPSSLDSSSSSSRDSGPEEETPHLCQQRELPPRLSPAPAVPTSPEKAQEPLLVADDLSPHKAIQQVTPVRTKADSKAWLNKLHYFRRSGVQHLFLQGIASNRETQQQEPELIPRGKLSMVHTTMEENFLEGTLDFLSEFVSCQHCPPKEIISHLIRQMLLNSHQGEILKDTYMLLMKIQMLHPANAATVGWDWTLLKYIMEEQKPPGWLLFLQYVVQTLEDDFQQNLRLRLLQKSIAKKVLSCDKCFNNVKEVVEWLVIAVTGVGFSKPQKQPQETTPCSAEARAEHSSSAPCQASTDQAEVAPPAFFTQKVMLLLQRMLSIAVEVDRSPNCSSCKIADVIFPFILNIPLRSQREAFLNTMESQLLRCKLLELLFQHSCEVPTTLPLSLAKILYFLSHSSVLLQYQDETATWQKWDEMLQYLSLMLTSYQNVILEHLRSSLNDRMDLIVQKAKPKLQDDDDISHLDIQLKIEDFISRMQQVLGQPFPLQITEKLCMLRELFLIITAT, from the exons ATGGCTGACAGCGTCGTCCTCATAAGCGACTCGGACTCTCAGGGCAGCCGCTCGCCGCCGCCACGGCGGCCCCCGCGTCCGCCCGCTGCG GAGATCATCGATCTGACCTGCGAGGACACGAGCACAGGCCCAACGCCGTGGAGCATCCTCACCATCATTGACCTGACAGAGGACACATGCagccctccccacagccccagctgTACTGACCAGCACCCCGAGCAGGCGCCTGCTGTCCCCGAGCAGGCGCCTGCTGTCCCCGCAGCACACACATCCCATGTCCAGCTCTCATCCACCACAACACAAGAAACGGAGGCAGTGGTGGAGCCGAGCCCTCTAACACCCTCGCACAGTGCTCCCACAGAGCCCAGTGCCACCACGGACACAGCAGAAAGCACGGAGAACTGGAGCTGCTACTCGCCCCCCTCCAACTGCCACAACTCCTCCTGCAGCccggagcagagctgcagcagtaCCACTTCTAACAGTGACTTGGGCTCCCTGGCCAGTGCACAGCTGGACTTAGAGCCGCTGGTGCTGGCCCTGTCCCCCTCCAGcctggacagcagcagcagcagctcgaGAGATAGTGGCCCAGAGGAAGAGACTCCCCACCTCTGCCAGCAAAGGGAGCTCCCGCCAAGGCTGAGCCCTGCCCCAGCCGTCCCCACAAGCCCAGAGAAGGCCCAAGAGCCTTTGCTGGTAGCAGATGACTTATCACCACACAAAGCAATCCAGCAAGTGACCCCAGTCAGGACCAAGGCTGACAGCAAGGCCTGGCTGAACAAACTGCACTATTTCAGGAGGAGCGGAGTCCAGCACCTCTTTCTCCAAGGCATAGCATCCAACAGGGAAACACAGCAG CAGGAACCTGAGCTCATCCCCAGAGGGAAGCTGAGCATGGTGCACACCACCATGGAGGAGAACTTCCTCGAGGGCACCTTGGATTTCCTGAGCGAGTTCGTCTCCTGCCAGCACTGTCCCCCCAAAGAAATTATCTCCCACCTGATCAGACAGATGCTGTTGAACTCCCACCAAGGGGAGATCCTGAAGGACACCTACATGTTGCTGATGAAGATCCAAAT GCTCCATCCAGCCAACGCTGCCACAGTGGGATGGGACTGGACGCTGCTGAAATACATCATGGAGGAACAG AAGCCCCCTGGCTGGCTCCTCTTCCTGCAGTACGTGGTGCAGACCCTGGAGGACGACTTCCAGCAGAACCTGAGGTTGCGCCTGCTGCAGAAGTCAATTGCCAAGAAAGTGCTTTCGTGTGACAAGTGCTTCAACAATGTCAA ggaggtggtcgaATGGTTGGTCATAGCAGTTACGGGAGTCGGGTTCTCCAAGCCCCAGAAGCAGCCGCAAGAAACTACGCCCTGTTCAGCAGAAGCAAGGGCCGAACACAGCTCATCTGCACCATGTCAGGCCAGCACTGACCAGGCAGAGGTGGCTCCACCAGCATTCTTCACCCAGAA GGTGATGCTCCTGCTCCAGCGGATGTTGTCCATCGCAGTGGAAGTGGACAGATCTCCCAACTGCAGCTCCTGTAAGATCGCAGATGTGATATTCCCGTTTATACTGAATATTCCCCTGAGAAGCCAAAG GGAAGCTTTCTTAAACACCATGGAGAGCCAGCTCCTGCGCTGCAAACTGCTAGAGCTGCTGTTCCAGCATAGCTGCGAGGTGCCCACGACCTTGCCCTTGTCTCTAGCCAAGATCCTGTACTTCCTGAGCCactcctctgtgctgctgcaatACCAG GATGAAACAGCAACATGGCAAAAATGGGATGAGATGCTGCAGTACTTGAGTTTGATGCTGACGAGTTACCAAAATGTAATACTGG AGCACTTGCGGAGCTCGCTCAACGACCGGATGGACTTGATCGTTCAGAAAGCCAAGCCCAAGCTCCAAGACGATGATGACATCAGCCATCTGGACATTCAGCTGAAGATAGAGGACTTCATCAGCCGAATGCAGCAGGTTCTGGGGCAACCTTTTCCCCTGCAGATCACGGAGAAGTTGTGCATGCTTCGGGAGTTGTTCCTCATTATCACTGCTACCTGA
- the SIMC1 gene encoding SUMO-interacting motif-containing protein 1 isoform X6, producing MADSVVLISDSDSQGSRSPPPRRPPRPPAAEIIDLTCEDTSTGPTPWSILTIIDLTEDTCSPPHSPSCTDQHPEQAPAVPEQAPAVPAAHTSHVQLSSTTTQETEAVVEPSPLTPSHSAPTEPSATTDTAESTENWSCYSPPSNCHNSSCSPEQSCSSTTSNSDLGSLASAQLDLEPLVLALSPSSLDSSSSSSRDSGPEEETPHLCQQRELPPRLSPAPAVPTSPEKAQEPLLVADDLSPHKAIQQVTPVRTKADSKAWLNKLHYFRRSGVQHLFLQGIASNRETQQQEPELIPRGKLSMVHTTMEENFLEGTLDFLSEFVSCQHCPPKEIISHLIRQMLLNSHQGEILKDTYMLLMKIQMLHPANAATVGWDWTLLKYIMEEQVLGTACITSRTQHLRKKPPGWLLFLQYVVQTLEDDFQQNLRLRLLQKSIAKKVLSCDKCFNNVKVMLLLQRMLSIAVEVDRSPNCSSCKIADVIFPFILNIPLRSQREAFLNTMESQLLRCKLLELLFQHSCEVPTTLPLSLAKILYFLSHSSVLLQYQDETATWQKWDEMLQYLSLMLTSYQNVILEHLRSSLNDRMDLIVQKAKPKLQDDDDISHLDIQLKIEDFISRMQQVLGQPFPLQITEKLCMLRELFLIITAT from the exons ATGGCTGACAGCGTCGTCCTCATAAGCGACTCGGACTCTCAGGGCAGCCGCTCGCCGCCGCCACGGCGGCCCCCGCGTCCGCCCGCTGCG GAGATCATCGATCTGACCTGCGAGGACACGAGCACAGGCCCAACGCCGTGGAGCATCCTCACCATCATTGACCTGACAGAGGACACATGCagccctccccacagccccagctgTACTGACCAGCACCCCGAGCAGGCGCCTGCTGTCCCCGAGCAGGCGCCTGCTGTCCCCGCAGCACACACATCCCATGTCCAGCTCTCATCCACCACAACACAAGAAACGGAGGCAGTGGTGGAGCCGAGCCCTCTAACACCCTCGCACAGTGCTCCCACAGAGCCCAGTGCCACCACGGACACAGCAGAAAGCACGGAGAACTGGAGCTGCTACTCGCCCCCCTCCAACTGCCACAACTCCTCCTGCAGCccggagcagagctgcagcagtaCCACTTCTAACAGTGACTTGGGCTCCCTGGCCAGTGCACAGCTGGACTTAGAGCCGCTGGTGCTGGCCCTGTCCCCCTCCAGcctggacagcagcagcagcagctcgaGAGATAGTGGCCCAGAGGAAGAGACTCCCCACCTCTGCCAGCAAAGGGAGCTCCCGCCAAGGCTGAGCCCTGCCCCAGCCGTCCCCACAAGCCCAGAGAAGGCCCAAGAGCCTTTGCTGGTAGCAGATGACTTATCACCACACAAAGCAATCCAGCAAGTGACCCCAGTCAGGACCAAGGCTGACAGCAAGGCCTGGCTGAACAAACTGCACTATTTCAGGAGGAGCGGAGTCCAGCACCTCTTTCTCCAAGGCATAGCATCCAACAGGGAAACACAGCAG CAGGAACCTGAGCTCATCCCCAGAGGGAAGCTGAGCATGGTGCACACCACCATGGAGGAGAACTTCCTCGAGGGCACCTTGGATTTCCTGAGCGAGTTCGTCTCCTGCCAGCACTGTCCCCCCAAAGAAATTATCTCCCACCTGATCAGACAGATGCTGTTGAACTCCCACCAAGGGGAGATCCTGAAGGACACCTACATGTTGCTGATGAAGATCCAAAT GCTCCATCCAGCCAACGCTGCCACAGTGGGATGGGACTGGACGCTGCTGAAATACATCATGGAGGAACAGGTACTTGGCACTGCGTGTATTACATCCAGGACACAGCACCTGAGG AAGAAGCCCCCTGGCTGGCTCCTCTTCCTGCAGTACGTGGTGCAGACCCTGGAGGACGACTTCCAGCAGAACCTGAGGTTGCGCCTGCTGCAGAAGTCAATTGCCAAGAAAGTGCTTTCGTGTGACAAGTGCTTCAACAATGTCAA GGTGATGCTCCTGCTCCAGCGGATGTTGTCCATCGCAGTGGAAGTGGACAGATCTCCCAACTGCAGCTCCTGTAAGATCGCAGATGTGATATTCCCGTTTATACTGAATATTCCCCTGAGAAGCCAAAG GGAAGCTTTCTTAAACACCATGGAGAGCCAGCTCCTGCGCTGCAAACTGCTAGAGCTGCTGTTCCAGCATAGCTGCGAGGTGCCCACGACCTTGCCCTTGTCTCTAGCCAAGATCCTGTACTTCCTGAGCCactcctctgtgctgctgcaatACCAG GATGAAACAGCAACATGGCAAAAATGGGATGAGATGCTGCAGTACTTGAGTTTGATGCTGACGAGTTACCAAAATGTAATACTGG AGCACTTGCGGAGCTCGCTCAACGACCGGATGGACTTGATCGTTCAGAAAGCCAAGCCCAAGCTCCAAGACGATGATGACATCAGCCATCTGGACATTCAGCTGAAGATAGAGGACTTCATCAGCCGAATGCAGCAGGTTCTGGGGCAACCTTTTCCCCTGCAGATCACGGAGAAGTTGTGCATGCTTCGGGAGTTGTTCCTCATTATCACTGCTACCTGA